A stretch of the Marinobacter sp. JH2 genome encodes the following:
- a CDS encoding GlxA family transcriptional regulator has protein sequence MIKNYGILLLPEFSNLCFSNLIEPIRAANDLSERPVAKWHLFSVDGQCVSSTSGLTFPVSKSIADIPGTAPLDVLFLLASYNYESYITADLVKSLRKLKPYAVQMAGLDAGAFALAKAGLLSGYRATIHWAELEVFHERFPDIKVCADRYVIDRDRITTGGASTSMDLILELIRQHHGEQLALAVAEYLIFDIEQPGSKQQREYAPTWLSVRAPRLAKAVRIMEANIEQPIAISDLASKVGTSQRQLEREFHEMFKTTPARHYIELRVASAQRLLRETSLGITQIAVRCGFSSSAALTRNYHSVYSCTPSNDRKSHRARISASV, from the coding sequence ATGATCAAAAATTACGGCATCCTTTTACTGCCAGAGTTCAGTAATCTTTGTTTTTCCAATCTAATTGAGCCCATTCGCGCTGCGAATGATCTGTCGGAGCGGCCTGTTGCTAAGTGGCATTTATTCTCGGTTGATGGTCAATGTGTATCAAGTACCAGTGGGCTGACGTTCCCGGTTAGTAAAAGCATTGCCGACATTCCCGGTACAGCGCCGCTGGACGTGCTCTTTTTATTAGCCAGCTATAATTATGAATCGTATATCACCGCGGATTTGGTAAAGAGTCTCCGGAAACTTAAGCCCTATGCAGTCCAAATGGCAGGGCTGGATGCTGGCGCTTTTGCGCTCGCTAAAGCGGGCTTGCTGAGTGGTTATCGGGCCACGATTCATTGGGCAGAGCTAGAGGTGTTTCATGAGCGCTTCCCCGACATCAAAGTTTGTGCTGATCGTTATGTGATTGATAGAGACAGGATCACGACAGGTGGGGCCAGTACATCTATGGATCTCATCTTGGAGTTGATACGTCAGCATCATGGCGAACAGTTAGCCCTTGCGGTAGCGGAGTACCTCATTTTCGATATCGAGCAACCGGGCAGTAAGCAACAGAGAGAATATGCGCCTACCTGGCTCAGCGTCCGGGCTCCGCGATTGGCGAAAGCCGTGAGAATCATGGAGGCGAATATTGAGCAGCCAATTGCGATCTCAGATTTGGCTTCAAAGGTAGGTACTTCGCAACGTCAGCTTGAGCGCGAGTTTCATGAAATGTTTAAAACAACACCGGCTCGTCATTACATTGAATTGCGGGTAGCTTCAGCTCAGCGGCTATTGAGGGAAACGAGTCTCGGTATTACTCAGATAGCTGTGCGTTGTGGGTTCAGTTCTTCTGCTGC